The Faecalibacter sp. LW9 genome has a segment encoding these proteins:
- the paaZ gene encoding phenylacetic acid degradation bifunctional protein PaaZ: MANQLENYALGQWTKGSSEGQMLYNAITGDQIATASSAGLDFGAMMDYARTVGGPKLRKMTFQERGLMLKKLALYLMERKEEFYTVSWATGATRADSWVDIEGGIGNLFANASLRRQFGDQPFYVEGETHKISKNGTFLGTHILTPKRGVAIHINAFNFPVWGMLEKIAVNFLAGVPAIVKPATITSFLTETVVRAIIESNILPEGALQLITGSANGILDYVESEDVVTFTGSASTGQMLKAHPRIASEGVPFNLEADSLNACVLGEDVQVGSPEFDIFIKEVTREMTTKAGQKCTAVRRALVPAHLVEDVQIALGQRLSTTTIGDPNVEGVRMGALAGAAQVKEVREKVEELAKTQEIVFGDLDNFEVKGADKNKGAFISPILFLNNDPFNKTDVHNIEAFGPVSTIIPYNGTAEAVELVRMGKGSLVCSIVTADNDIATEFVLNAGSLHGRIVILDAECIKESTGHGSPLPLLVHGGPGRAGGGEEMGGKRGVLHYMQRTAIQGSPNKLTAVTQQYQYGADYIEEDKHPFAKHFEEVKVGDTLITAKHTIQQSDINAFAALSGDNFYAHVDATSLEGTIFERNVAHGYYLLSKAAGLFVLAKKGPVLLNYGLDECRFVKPVYPGSTIGVRFTCKEKIDQEKKDENDIAKGIVRWLVDIYDETGETVGIATILTMVKKLNQD; encoded by the coding sequence ATGGCTAATCAATTAGAAAATTATGCGTTAGGACAATGGACAAAAGGTTCGTCTGAAGGGCAAATGTTATATAATGCGATTACGGGTGACCAAATCGCAACCGCATCATCGGCAGGATTAGATTTCGGTGCGATGATGGATTATGCGCGTACGGTTGGAGGACCAAAATTACGTAAAATGACTTTCCAAGAAAGAGGATTAATGTTAAAGAAATTAGCGTTATACCTAATGGAAAGAAAAGAGGAATTCTACACGGTTTCTTGGGCAACTGGAGCAACACGTGCAGATTCTTGGGTGGATATCGAAGGGGGTATCGGTAACTTATTTGCGAACGCATCGTTACGTCGCCAATTCGGAGATCAACCTTTTTATGTAGAAGGAGAAACACATAAAATTTCTAAGAATGGGACATTCTTAGGAACACATATATTAACGCCAAAACGTGGGGTTGCGATTCATATCAATGCCTTCAACTTCCCAGTTTGGGGAATGTTAGAAAAAATTGCGGTTAACTTTTTAGCAGGTGTACCAGCCATCGTTAAACCAGCAACTATTACTTCTTTCTTAACGGAAACTGTAGTTCGTGCGATCATCGAATCTAACATTTTACCAGAAGGAGCTTTACAATTAATTACAGGTTCTGCCAACGGAATTTTAGATTATGTAGAGTCGGAAGATGTAGTCACATTTACAGGTTCTGCTTCAACAGGACAAATGTTAAAAGCACATCCTCGTATTGCTTCGGAAGGTGTTCCATTTAACTTAGAAGCAGATTCATTAAATGCGTGTGTTTTAGGAGAAGATGTACAAGTAGGTTCACCAGAATTTGATATTTTCATCAAAGAGGTTACACGTGAGATGACTACGAAAGCAGGTCAAAAATGTACTGCTGTTCGTCGTGCATTAGTACCTGCTCATTTAGTTGAAGATGTACAAATTGCGTTAGGACAACGTTTATCTACAACTACAATTGGAGATCCAAATGTAGAAGGTGTTCGTATGGGAGCTTTAGCAGGTGCTGCGCAAGTGAAAGAAGTGCGTGAAAAAGTAGAAGAATTAGCCAAAACACAAGAAATTGTTTTTGGTGATTTGGATAATTTCGAAGTAAAAGGAGCAGATAAAAACAAAGGCGCTTTCATTTCTCCAATTTTATTCTTAAACAACGATCCATTCAATAAGACAGATGTTCACAACATCGAAGCGTTCGGACCTGTTTCAACAATTATTCCATACAACGGAACAGCGGAAGCAGTAGAATTAGTTCGTATGGGGAAAGGATCTTTAGTATGTTCAATTGTAACGGCTGATAACGATATCGCAACAGAATTTGTTTTAAATGCAGGATCATTACATGGACGTATTGTGATTTTAGATGCAGAATGTATCAAAGAATCAACTGGTCACGGTTCGCCATTACCATTATTAGTACACGGAGGTCCAGGTCGTGCTGGAGGTGGAGAAGAAATGGGTGGAAAACGTGGGGTTTTACACTATATGCAACGTACGGCTATTCAAGGTTCACCTAACAAATTAACTGCTGTTACTCAACAATACCAATACGGAGCAGATTACATCGAAGAAGATAAACATCCATTCGCGAAACACTTCGAAGAAGTAAAAGTTGGAGATACGTTAATTACGGCTAAACACACAATTCAACAATCGGATATCAATGCATTCGCGGCTTTATCAGGAGATAATTTCTATGCACACGTGGATGCGACTTCATTAGAAGGAACGATCTTCGAGCGTAATGTAGCACACGGATATTACTTATTATCAAAAGCGGCAGGATTATTCGTTTTAGCGAAAAAAGGTCCAGTTTTATTAAACTACGGTTTAGATGAGTGTCGTTTCGTAAAACCAGTTTATCCAGGATCAACTATCGGTGTTCGTTTTACATGTAAAGAGAAAATTGATCAAGAAAAGAAAGACGAAAATGATATCGCCAAAGGGATTGTTCGTTGGTTAGTAGATATCTACGATGAAACTGGAGAAACAGTGGGAATCGCGACAATTTTAACGATGGTTAAAAAATTAAATCAAGACTAA
- a CDS encoding phenylacetate--CoA ligase yields MIFNTDMELMPIDKLRTIQNERLVNTLQRAYNNIPFYKGLYDQAGVNLNEIKSVNDLHKLPFTKKNHLRENYPFGMLAVPQTELSRVHCSSGTTGKPTVVAYTKHDIEIFSEVVARSLAAAGCKPGMKLQNAYGYGLFTGGIGIHYGAEKLGMTVVPISGGGTEKQIMLLKDFQAEALTATPSYALTIAEELKKRGEDIRDFNLKVAVLGAEPWSEALRKEVETGLNLSAANIYGLSEIIGPGVSNEDFEEKGTGSYIWEDHFYPEIVDKVTGEPLPYGEPGVLVLTSLTKEAMPMVRYWTGDITTLTYEHSEKRTHVKMEPIIGRADDMMIIRGVNFFHTQVADILPDFPQLSPNYQVVLTRPKNMDAVEVGIEINPNYFNHYGIPTHDLNGGAPDEVKKLISNVQKKIKDNIGLGMSVKLYQNGELPMSDGGKLNRIVDKREA; encoded by the coding sequence ATGATCTTTAACACGGATATGGAATTGATGCCAATTGATAAATTGCGTACAATTCAAAATGAAAGATTAGTAAACACGCTGCAACGTGCTTACAATAACATTCCTTTTTACAAGGGATTATATGATCAAGCGGGGGTAAATCTTAACGAAATTAAATCGGTTAATGATTTACATAAATTGCCATTTACGAAGAAAAATCACTTACGTGAAAACTATCCTTTCGGAATGCTTGCTGTACCACAGACAGAATTGTCACGTGTACACTGTTCAAGTGGAACAACAGGAAAACCAACTGTTGTTGCATATACTAAACATGATATTGAAATCTTCTCAGAAGTTGTTGCACGTTCGTTAGCTGCAGCTGGGTGTAAACCAGGAATGAAATTGCAAAATGCTTACGGTTACGGACTTTTTACTGGAGGTATTGGTATTCACTATGGTGCTGAAAAATTAGGAATGACTGTCGTTCCAATTTCAGGAGGTGGAACTGAAAAACAAATCATGTTATTGAAAGATTTCCAAGCGGAAGCTTTAACAGCAACTCCTTCTTATGCTTTAACGATTGCAGAGGAATTAAAAAAGAGAGGTGAAGATATTCGCGATTTTAATTTAAAAGTTGCCGTTTTAGGGGCTGAGCCATGGTCTGAAGCATTACGTAAAGAAGTTGAAACAGGATTAAACTTATCTGCTGCTAACATTTACGGATTAAGTGAGATCATCGGTCCTGGAGTTTCAAACGAGGATTTTGAAGAAAAAGGAACCGGAAGCTATATTTGGGAAGATCATTTCTATCCGGAAATTGTAGATAAAGTAACTGGTGAGCCATTGCCTTATGGAGAGCCAGGAGTTTTAGTCCTTACTTCATTAACAAAAGAAGCTATGCCAATGGTACGTTATTGGACAGGCGATATTACTACATTAACGTACGAACACTCTGAAAAGAGAACACATGTCAAAATGGAGCCAATTATCGGTCGTGCTGATGATATGATGATTATTCGAGGAGTGAATTTCTTCCATACTCAAGTAGCTGATATTTTACCAGATTTCCCACAATTATCTCCAAATTATCAAGTAGTATTAACTCGTCCTAAAAATATGGATGCTGTTGAGGTAGGAATTGAAATTAATCCTAATTATTTCAATCATTATGGAATTCCAACTCACGATTTAAATGGTGGTGCACCTGATGAAGTGAAAAAATTGATTTCTAACGTTCAAAAGAAAATTAAAGACAATATTGGACTTGGAATGAGTGTAAAGCTTTATCAAAACGGTGAATTACCGATGAGTGATGGCGGGAAATTAAATCGAATTGTAGATAAGAGGGAAGCATAA
- the paaE gene encoding 1,2-phenylacetyl-CoA epoxidase subunit PaaE yields MAINFHKLTVKQIKRETPECVSVVLDVPAELQNDFNFKQGQYLTFKDIKNDEEIRRSYSICSSPLDGELRVAVKKIANGIFSTYVNENLQVGDALDVMTPQGNFFTEVDAANNKLYVGIVAGSGITPVLSIIKTVLQTEPNSKFILIYGNRNKGTIIFKEEIEALKNKYMERLSVYNILSRETADAEILSGRITKEKIEYFLQHVIDPKEIGEVFLCEPEDMILGGRDALVAAGVDAKNVHFELFYSASAEAKKAERQQAVEVSDDTMSKVTVKLDATSLQMDLGYNGVTILDAALQNGADLPYACKGGVCATCKCKVLEGEVEMDINYSLEPDEIAAGFVLSCQAHPRSANVVVDFDAK; encoded by the coding sequence ATGGCTATCAATTTTCATAAATTAACAGTTAAACAAATAAAGCGCGAAACACCAGAATGTGTATCTGTTGTGCTTGATGTTCCAGCTGAATTACAAAACGATTTTAACTTTAAACAAGGACAGTATTTAACGTTTAAAGATATCAAAAACGATGAAGAGATTAGACGTTCTTACTCGATCTGTTCAAGTCCATTGGATGGAGAGTTACGTGTTGCAGTAAAGAAAATTGCAAATGGTATATTCTCTACATATGTCAATGAAAACCTGCAAGTTGGTGATGCATTAGATGTAATGACTCCACAAGGAAATTTCTTTACTGAAGTTGATGCAGCTAACAACAAATTATATGTTGGTATTGTCGCAGGATCTGGGATTACTCCAGTATTATCGATTATTAAAACAGTTTTACAAACTGAACCAAATAGTAAATTCATATTAATTTACGGAAACAGAAACAAAGGAACGATCATCTTTAAAGAAGAAATCGAAGCATTAAAGAACAAATACATGGAACGTTTAAGCGTTTACAATATTTTAAGTCGTGAGACGGCTGATGCAGAGATTTTAAGTGGTCGTATTACCAAAGAAAAAATTGAATATTTCTTACAACATGTTATTGATCCAAAAGAAATTGGAGAAGTATTCTTATGCGAGCCTGAAGATATGATCTTAGGTGGACGTGATGCTTTAGTAGCTGCAGGAGTAGATGCTAAAAATGTTCACTTCGAATTATTCTACAGTGCATCTGCTGAAGCGAAAAAAGCTGAACGTCAACAAGCAGTCGAAGTATCTGATGATACGATGAGTAAAGTAACGGTTAAATTAGATGCCACTTCTTTACAAATGGATTTAGGATACAACGGGGTTACAATCTTAGATGCAGCTTTACAAAATGGTGCCGATTTACCTTATGCTTGTAAAGGTGGTGTTTGTGCCACTTGTAAGTGTAAAGTCTTAGAAGGTGAAGTGGAGATGGACATCAACTATTCATTAGAGCCAGACGAAATCGCTGCAGGATTTGTATTATCATGTCAAGCGCATCCACGTTCTGCGAATGTAGTAGTAGATTTTGATGCCAAATAA
- a CDS encoding transferase hexapeptide repeat family protein: MIYEFKGYKPVVHPTAFIHPQAVVTGNVIIGKDVYIGPGCALRGDWGQIIIEDNCNVQENCTIHMFPGTTVRLKEKAHIGHGAIIHGATIGRNCMVGMNAVVMDNVVIEDECIIGALAFVKADTHIPTRSVVVGNPAKIVKQVSDQMIEWKDQGTQQYMQLPSDCHESLKPCEPLTEVPDYYYESMASNYKTWNETK; encoded by the coding sequence ATGATTTACGAATTCAAAGGATACAAACCAGTCGTTCATCCAACGGCTTTTATTCACCCACAAGCAGTGGTGACAGGTAATGTGATTATCGGAAAAGATGTATACATCGGTCCAGGATGTGCGTTACGTGGCGATTGGGGACAAATTATCATCGAAGATAATTGCAATGTACAAGAGAATTGTACGATTCATATGTTTCCAGGAACAACGGTTCGCTTAAAAGAAAAAGCACATATCGGTCACGGTGCCATTATTCACGGCGCTACAATCGGACGTAATTGTATGGTTGGAATGAATGCGGTTGTCATGGACAATGTGGTGATTGAAGATGAATGTATCATCGGAGCTTTAGCTTTTGTAAAAGCAGATACACATATTCCAACACGAAGTGTAGTGGTGGGCAATCCGGCGAAAATCGTAAAACAAGTTTCAGATCAAATGATTGAATGGAAAGATCAAGGGACTCAACAATATATGCAATTGCCAAGCGATTGTCACGAAAGTTTAAAACCTTGTGAACCATTAACCGAAGTTCCAGATTATTATTACGAGTCGATGGCGAGTAATTATAAGACGTGGAATGAAACGAAATAA
- a CDS encoding TetR/AcrR family transcriptional regulator, which translates to MAKQSRKELIIQQAAIIFKQKGYSATSMRELAEKVGVEAASLYNHIRSKDEILEEICFSVAHEYLSFITEIEEAQNSHSEKLSRLIETHVKLMIERPNEVSVANNDWKNLSEPKKKLYKEVRKGYENRIANILTKGMQTGEFKEINVSVALFTLLSSLRWIELWYKPNREISPEELKADLTTFLVNGLKK; encoded by the coding sequence ATGGCGAAACAGAGTAGAAAAGAACTAATCATACAGCAAGCTGCAATTATCTTTAAACAAAAAGGTTATTCGGCTACCTCGATGCGCGAATTAGCAGAAAAGGTAGGGGTCGAAGCAGCAAGTTTATATAATCATATTCGTTCAAAAGATGAGATTTTAGAAGAGATTTGTTTTAGCGTTGCTCATGAATACCTTTCATTTATCACTGAGATTGAAGAAGCTCAAAATTCACATTCTGAAAAACTATCCCGATTGATAGAAACTCATGTGAAGTTGATGATTGAAAGACCCAATGAAGTATCCGTAGCAAATAATGATTGGAAGAACTTATCAGAACCTAAAAAGAAATTATATAAAGAAGTTCGTAAAGGATATGAAAATCGTATTGCTAACATCTTAACAAAGGGTATGCAAACGGGAGAATTCAAAGAAATTAATGTTTCTGTTGCTCTTTTCACTTTATTATCATCATTACGTTGGATCGAATTATGGTATAAACCTAACCGAGAAATCTCACCAGAGGAATTAAAAGCCGATTTGACCACGTTTTTAGTAAATGGATTAAAAAAATAA
- the paaB gene encoding 1,2-phenylacetyl-CoA epoxidase subunit PaaB — MENRDWPLWEVFIRSKQGLDHKHVGSLHAADEMMALENARDVYTRRLEGVSIWVVESKHIHASNPDEAEQFFDPAEDKVYRHPTFYDVPEEIKNM; from the coding sequence ATGGAAAATAGAGATTGGCCATTATGGGAAGTATTCATTAGAAGTAAACAAGGTTTAGATCATAAACATGTCGGTAGCTTACACGCTGCAGACGAAATGATGGCTTTAGAAAATGCTCGTGATGTATATACGCGTCGTTTAGAAGGTGTTAGTATCTGGGTTGTAGAATCTAAACACATCCATGCTTCTAACCCAGATGAAGCGGAACAATTTTTTGATCCAGCAGAGGATAAAGTGTACCGCCACCCAACTTTTTATGATGTACCAGAAGAAATCAAAAACATGTAA
- a CDS encoding enoyl-CoA hydratase-related protein: protein MENSTSILYTQEGGIATITLNRPSVFNSFNHEMIHSLQHQLDVATQDSSVRAVVLTATGKAFCAGQDLGEVLEEKDIDFNKIVTENYNPLVLKIRNMDKPVVAAVNGVAAGAGANLALACDIVVAKESANFIQAFSKIGLIPDCGGTYFLPRLIGMQRASAMMLLADKVSAAQAKEIGMIYEFYTDDSFEEEVSKLASKLANLPTKGLAYTKKLLNQTFQNSIEEQLVQEGIFQDKAGKTSDYQEGVDAFLEKRNPVFKGE from the coding sequence ATGGAAAATTCAACATCAATCCTATACACACAAGAAGGAGGAATTGCTACGATTACGTTGAATCGTCCTTCGGTCTTTAACAGTTTTAACCACGAAATGATTCATTCACTTCAACATCAATTGGATGTTGCAACTCAAGATTCTTCTGTTCGTGCAGTCGTTTTAACGGCTACAGGAAAAGCATTTTGCGCTGGTCAAGATTTGGGTGAAGTGTTAGAAGAGAAAGACATCGACTTCAACAAAATTGTAACAGAAAATTACAATCCATTAGTTCTAAAAATTAGAAATATGGATAAACCAGTTGTTGCGGCTGTTAACGGTGTAGCAGCTGGAGCAGGTGCAAATCTAGCTTTAGCATGTGATATCGTTGTTGCAAAAGAATCAGCAAATTTTATACAGGCTTTTTCAAAAATTGGTTTAATTCCAGATTGTGGAGGAACTTATTTCTTACCTCGTTTAATTGGAATGCAACGTGCATCTGCAATGATGCTATTAGCTGACAAAGTTTCTGCGGCTCAAGCCAAAGAAATTGGAATGATATACGAATTCTATACAGATGATTCATTCGAAGAAGAAGTTTCAAAATTAGCTTCAAAATTAGCGAACTTACCAACGAAAGGTTTAGCGTACACGAAGAAATTATTAAACCAAACGTTCCAAAATTCAATCGAAGAACAATTAGTACAAGAAGGGATTTTTCAAGATAAGGCAGGTAAAACTTCAGATTACCAAGAAGGAGTTGATGCATTCTTAGAAAAAAGAAATCCAGTTTTTAAAGGAGAATAA
- the paaD gene encoding 1,2-phenylacetyl-CoA epoxidase subunit PaaD, producing MVTEKEIWQYLEEVPDPEIPVISVLDLGVVRQVEIKEDETVNVTITPTYSGCPAMSAISISIRLKLVEKGLKNINVIHQLSPPWTTDWMSEEGKQKMKAYGIAPPTKNPSSDALFSDEQNIECPQCGSHDTRLISQFGSTACKAMYQCNDCHEPFDYFKCHH from the coding sequence ATGGTAACAGAAAAAGAAATTTGGCAATATTTGGAGGAAGTTCCTGATCCTGAAATTCCAGTGATTAGCGTCTTGGATTTGGGTGTGGTTCGTCAAGTAGAAATTAAGGAAGATGAAACTGTAAATGTTACAATTACTCCAACTTATTCTGGTTGTCCTGCAATGAGCGCTATTTCAATTTCGATTCGACTAAAATTAGTAGAAAAAGGATTAAAAAATATCAATGTCATCCATCAGTTGAGCCCGCCGTGGACAACTGATTGGATGTCAGAAGAAGGAAAACAAAAAATGAAGGCGTACGGAATTGCGCCTCCTACAAAAAATCCTTCGAGCGATGCGCTCTTTTCAGACGAACAAAATATCGAATGTCCACAATGTGGTTCACACGATACGCGTCTAATCAGTCAATTCGGTTCGACTGCCTGCAAAGCGATGTATCAATGTAATGATTGTCACGAACCGTTTGATTATTTCAAATGTCATCACTAA
- the paaC gene encoding 1,2-phenylacetyl-CoA epoxidase subunit PaaC: MTATAYQNNQNYIDFILHLADTNLILAQRLCEWCGHGPILEQDIAMSNMALDLLGQTSNYYNYAAEMIGNGATEDTLAMLREEREYKNLLLVEQPNGHFGDTVARQFFYDSFHYFLLEQFLKVKDLKLQSIAEKSLKEVKYHLKWSSEWMIRLGDGTPESHEKIQQSVNDILPYVGEMFILAPYQKALIEAGLIDNPNDFKAAWLAKVNEILEEATIVADVENAFAQKGGKEGIHTEHLGYILTDLQYMQRTYPNLQW, encoded by the coding sequence ATGACAGCAACAGCTTATCAAAACAATCAAAATTACATCGATTTTATCTTGCATTTAGCAGATACAAATCTGATTTTGGCACAACGTTTATGCGAATGGTGTGGTCACGGACCAATTTTAGAGCAAGATATCGCCATGTCGAATATGGCTTTAGATTTATTGGGTCAGACTTCAAACTATTACAATTATGCGGCTGAAATGATTGGAAATGGAGCAACGGAAGATACGTTAGCGATGTTACGTGAAGAGCGTGAATACAAAAACTTATTGTTAGTTGAGCAACCAAATGGACATTTCGGTGATACTGTAGCTCGTCAATTCTTTTACGATTCGTTCCATTATTTCTTATTAGAACAATTCTTAAAAGTCAAAGATTTAAAGTTACAATCAATCGCAGAGAAATCATTAAAAGAGGTGAAATATCACTTAAAATGGTCTTCTGAATGGATGATTCGTTTAGGCGATGGAACACCAGAATCTCACGAAAAAATTCAACAATCAGTTAATGATATTTTACCTTATGTGGGAGAGATGTTCATTTTAGCACCTTACCAAAAAGCATTAATTGAAGCGGGATTAATTGATAATCCAAACGACTTTAAAGCTGCTTGGTTAGCGAAAGTGAACGAAATCTTAGAAGAAGCTACAATCGTAGCAGATGTAGAAAATGCATTTGCTCAAAAAGGAGGAAAAGAAGGTATCCATACAGAACATTTGGGATACATCTTAACTGACTTACAATACATGCAAAGAACATATCCTAATTTACAATGGTAA
- the paaI gene encoding hydroxyphenylacetyl-CoA thioesterase PaaI produces MDSQKLLKAMTDHDKFSEWLGLEVLDVREGYAKLQAKIRPEMMNGVGSVHGGVTFAMADSAFAFSCNMYNNISVALDVHISFTKAGREGDVFTIESQEVSSTKRTGIYDIKVTNQHNELIALFKGTCFRTGKPLIEEA; encoded by the coding sequence ATGGATTCTCAAAAATTATTAAAAGCAATGACTGATCACGATAAATTTAGTGAATGGTTAGGTTTAGAAGTACTTGATGTACGTGAAGGATATGCTAAATTACAAGCTAAGATTCGTCCTGAAATGATGAATGGTGTTGGATCTGTCCACGGAGGTGTAACGTTTGCCATGGCGGATTCAGCTTTTGCTTTTTCGTGTAACATGTACAACAATATATCTGTTGCTTTAGATGTTCATATTTCATTTACCAAAGCAGGTCGAGAAGGTGATGTTTTTACAATAGAATCACAAGAAGTTTCGTCGACTAAACGTACAGGAATTTACGACATCAAAGTTACAAATCAACACAACGAATTAATTGCTTTATTTAAAGGAACTTGCTTTAGAACAGGTAAACCTTTGATTGAAGAAGCTTAA
- the pcaF gene encoding 3-oxoadipyl-CoA thiolase encodes MNQTYIIDGVRTPIGKLKGGLAAVRPDDMGAMVIAELLKRNPSIDPAAFYDVIFGNANQAGEDNRNIARMSALLSGLPYTVPGETVNRLCASGLSAAIAASRAIQVGDAQLMISGGVESMTRAPLVVSKSASPFGGDAQIYDSTFGWRFINPKMKEMWGVDGMGNTAENLAERDNISREDQDLFAVWSQQKTAAAQANGRLAKEIVPVIIPQRKGDPIIFDTDEFPKNNTTMEILSKLRPAFKADGTVTAGNASGLNDGAAANILASEQAIKDFGLTPMARIVSSGVAGVEPRIMGIGPVNASKIALEKAGLTMNDIDVIELNEAFAAQSLACTRALGLADNDPRINPNGGAIALGHPLGMSGARILNSAAYELQATGKRYALVTMCIGLGQGYAVIIERA; translated from the coding sequence ATGAACCAAACATATATTATTGACGGAGTAAGAACTCCAATTGGTAAATTAAAAGGTGGATTAGCTGCTGTACGCCCAGATGATATGGGAGCAATGGTAATCGCTGAATTATTAAAAAGAAACCCATCAATCGATCCTGCTGCATTTTACGATGTAATTTTCGGGAATGCCAATCAAGCGGGAGAAGATAATCGAAATATCGCACGTATGTCGGCTTTATTGTCGGGATTACCTTATACTGTTCCAGGTGAAACAGTCAACCGTTTATGTGCTTCAGGATTATCTGCAGCCATTGCAGCATCACGAGCGATTCAAGTAGGAGATGCACAATTAATGATTTCAGGAGGAGTAGAGTCGATGACGCGCGCCCCTTTAGTGGTTTCAAAATCAGCTTCTCCATTTGGTGGAGATGCTCAGATTTATGATTCTACGTTCGGATGGCGTTTTATCAACCCTAAAATGAAAGAAATGTGGGGTGTTGACGGAATGGGAAATACAGCAGAAAACTTAGCGGAACGTGATAATATTTCTCGTGAAGATCAAGATTTATTTGCCGTATGGTCTCAACAAAAAACAGCTGCTGCTCAAGCCAACGGTCGTTTAGCAAAGGAAATTGTTCCTGTTATTATTCCTCAACGTAAAGGTGATCCAATCATTTTTGATACAGACGAATTTCCAAAGAACAATACAACAATGGAGATATTATCAAAGTTACGTCCAGCTTTTAAAGCAGATGGAACTGTAACGGCGGGAAATGCTTCTGGGTTAAATGATGGTGCTGCAGCGAATATTTTAGCATCAGAACAAGCGATTAAAGATTTTGGATTAACACCAATGGCAAGAATTGTTTCTTCTGGTGTTGCTGGAGTTGAACCTCGTATTATGGGTATTGGACCAGTTAATGCATCTAAAATTGCTTTAGAAAAAGCGGGATTAACGATGAATGATATTGATGTTATCGAATTAAACGAGGCTTTTGCTGCACAATCTTTAGCGTGTACGCGTGCCTTAGGTTTAGCCGATAATGACCCTCGTATTAATCCAAATGGTGGTGCAATTGCTTTAGGTCATCCACTTGGAATGTCAGGAGCGCGTATCTTAAACTCTGCAGCTTACGAATTACAAGCAACAGGTAAACGTTATGCATTGGTAACAATGTGTATCGGTTTAGGACAAGGATATGCAGTAATTATTGAAAGAGCGTAA
- the paaA gene encoding 1,2-phenylacetyl-CoA epoxidase subunit PaaA — MSAKEIDFQAIFDEKIENEVRIEPKDWMPEAYRKTLIRQISQHAHSEIVGMLPEANWITRAPSLNRKKILLAKVQDEAGHGLYLYCAAETLGVSRIQTLNDLHSGKAKYSSIFNYPTLTWADIGMIGWLVDGAAILNQVPLCRTSYGPYARAMVRVCKEESFHQRQGYESLVVLSRGSEEQKAMMQDAMNRWWWPTLMMFGPKDEESSNSELSMKWRIKRFSNDELRQRFVDISVPQAEYLGLTIPDPDLKWNEERGHYDFGDIDWEEFWEVVKGNGKCNKQRLDARRKAHEEGAWVRDAATAYHEKRKQRQLEQEQRKNA, encoded by the coding sequence ATGAGCGCAAAAGAAATCGATTTTCAAGCCATTTTCGATGAAAAAATTGAAAATGAAGTTCGTATCGAACCAAAAGATTGGATGCCAGAAGCATACCGCAAAACATTAATTCGACAAATATCACAACATGCTCACTCAGAAATCGTGGGAATGTTACCAGAAGCCAACTGGATTACAAGAGCACCTTCGTTGAATAGAAAGAAAATCTTATTAGCGAAAGTACAAGATGAAGCAGGTCATGGATTATATTTATACTGCGCTGCTGAAACTTTAGGTGTTTCTCGTATTCAAACGTTAAACGATTTACACTCTGGGAAAGCTAAATATTCATCGATCTTCAATTACCCAACTTTAACATGGGCAGATATCGGAATGATCGGGTGGTTAGTAGACGGTGCAGCAATTTTAAATCAAGTTCCATTATGTAGAACTTCTTATGGACCTTATGCGCGTGCCATGGTTCGTGTTTGTAAGGAAGAATCATTCCACCAAAGACAAGGATATGAATCATTAGTGGTTTTATCACGTGGTTCTGAAGAGCAAAAAGCAATGATGCAAGATGCGATGAACCGTTGGTGGTGGCCAACATTAATGATGTTTGGTCCAAAAGACGAAGAATCTTCAAACTCAGAATTATCGATGAAATGGAGAATTAAACGTTTCTCTAATGACGAATTACGTCAACGTTTCGTAGATATTTCCGTTCCTCAAGCCGAATATTTAGGGTTAACTATTCCTGATCCTGATTTAAAATGGAATGAAGAACGTGGACATTATGATTTCGGTGATATCGATTGGGAAGAATTCTGGGAAGTTGTAAAAGGAAACGGTAAATGTAACAAACAACGTTTAGATGCTCGTCGTAAAGCACACGAAGAAGGAGCGTGGGTAAGAGATGCTGCTACAGCTTACCACGAAAAAAGAAAACAAAGACAATTAGAACAAGAACAACGCAAAAACGCATAA